In Actinoplanes sp. NBC_00393, a single genomic region encodes these proteins:
- a CDS encoding HelD family protein, which yields MPASDLDTELTAERTHLTESRAALRRMRDRAESLFATGDKVAGDAYTAEQLGRHMARRVKELADDPDTPLFFGRLDIEDSAYHVGRRHVTDDLGEPMVLDWRAPLSRSFYRASVRDPQGVSTRRRFGFVKGDLTSFEDEHLDRGEELGTKSRILYAEIERPRVGPMRDIVATIQPEQDELVRAELGDSICVQGAPGTGKTAVGLHRAAYLLYLHRERLRRSGVLIVGPNTAFLSYISAVLPTLGEVEVQQSTLDELIGRAPVKAVDSAAATAVKHDVRMAEVLRKALWGRLRKPTEPIMVSDGSYRWRIDAEPLRRLVDEARREGLPYAVGRERVLARVVGLLQRQSEYRTGNSPSEPWLRKMRKVAPVTEFLEQTWPAVTPEALVAGVLTDPSVADGILTADEQEAIRWAKPPKTVKSARFTTADLLLLDEAAGLLERETSFGHVVVDEAQDLSPMQARALARRSEHGSITLLGDLAQGTAPWATTDWRDILGHLGKPDAPVVPLTVGFRVPEAVVTLANRLLPALGVNVPEAVSLRRDGDLAVIAVPEPDDLDARTMAEVTAALAHEGSVAVIAADAAVERLRAHLDAAGIEHATPDDVDAEARVTVVPATVVKGLEYDHVIVHEPADIVAAEPKGLNRLYVVLTRAVTRLSVLHAKSLPEPLKIA from the coding sequence GTGCCCGCTTCTGACCTGGACACCGAACTCACTGCCGAACGTACCCATCTCACTGAGTCCCGGGCCGCGCTGCGCCGGATGCGCGACCGCGCCGAGTCGCTCTTCGCGACCGGCGACAAGGTGGCCGGGGACGCCTACACCGCCGAACAACTGGGCCGGCACATGGCCCGCCGGGTCAAGGAGCTGGCCGACGACCCGGACACCCCGCTCTTCTTCGGGCGCCTCGACATCGAGGACAGCGCGTACCACGTGGGCCGTCGGCACGTCACCGACGACCTGGGCGAGCCGATGGTGCTGGACTGGCGGGCACCGCTCTCCCGCAGCTTCTACCGGGCCAGCGTGCGCGATCCGCAGGGCGTCTCCACCCGCCGCCGGTTCGGCTTCGTCAAGGGCGACCTGACCAGCTTCGAGGACGAGCACCTGGATCGCGGCGAGGAGCTGGGGACGAAGAGCCGCATCCTGTACGCCGAGATCGAGCGGCCGCGCGTCGGGCCGATGCGCGACATCGTCGCCACCATCCAGCCGGAGCAGGACGAGCTGGTCCGGGCCGAGCTGGGCGACTCGATCTGTGTGCAGGGCGCGCCGGGCACCGGGAAGACCGCGGTCGGCCTGCACCGCGCCGCCTACCTGCTCTACCTGCACCGCGAGCGCCTACGCCGGTCCGGGGTGCTGATCGTCGGGCCGAACACCGCGTTCCTCTCGTACATCTCCGCGGTCCTGCCGACCCTCGGCGAGGTCGAGGTGCAGCAGTCCACCCTGGACGAACTGATCGGCCGGGCGCCGGTCAAGGCCGTCGACTCGGCGGCGGCAACGGCGGTCAAACATGACGTACGCATGGCGGAGGTGCTCCGTAAGGCGCTGTGGGGCCGCCTGCGGAAACCCACCGAGCCGATCATGGTGTCCGACGGGTCGTACCGGTGGCGGATCGATGCCGAACCACTGCGCCGGCTCGTCGACGAGGCCCGCCGCGAGGGCCTGCCGTACGCGGTCGGCCGGGAGCGGGTGCTGGCCCGGGTGGTGGGCCTGCTGCAGCGCCAGTCGGAGTACCGGACCGGCAACTCGCCCAGCGAGCCCTGGCTGCGCAAGATGCGCAAGGTCGCCCCGGTGACCGAGTTCCTGGAGCAGACCTGGCCGGCCGTCACCCCGGAGGCGCTGGTCGCCGGTGTGCTCACCGATCCATCGGTGGCCGACGGCATCCTCACCGCCGACGAGCAGGAGGCGATCCGCTGGGCGAAACCGCCGAAGACGGTGAAGTCGGCCCGGTTCACCACGGCCGACCTGCTGCTGCTCGACGAGGCCGCCGGACTGCTGGAGCGGGAGACCAGTTTCGGTCACGTCGTCGTCGACGAGGCGCAGGACCTGTCGCCCATGCAGGCGCGTGCGCTGGCCCGGCGCAGCGAGCACGGGTCGATCACGCTGCTCGGCGACCTGGCGCAGGGCACCGCCCCGTGGGCCACCACGGACTGGCGGGACATCCTCGGTCATCTGGGCAAGCCGGACGCGCCGGTAGTGCCCTTGACCGTGGGTTTTCGCGTACCGGAAGCGGTCGTGACCCTGGCAAACCGCCTGCTGCCGGCGCTCGGGGTGAATGTGCCGGAGGCGGTCTCGCTGCGCCGCGACGGCGATCTCGCCGTCATCGCGGTGCCCGAGCCGGACGACCTCGATGCCCGGACGATGGCCGAGGTGACCGCCGCGCTCGCGCACGAGGGTTCGGTCGCGGTGATCGCGGCGGATGCCGCGGTCGAGCGGCTCCGCGCCCACCTCGACGCGGCCGGGATCGAGCACGCGACGCCCGACGACGTCGATGCCGA
- a CDS encoding ArsR/SmtB family transcription factor, with protein sequence MTELSQGRVSDARTMRALAHPARIEIVEHLSASGAAVTATECAGLVGLSPSATSYHLRELAKYGLVEQAPGRGDGRERLWRSTSTSLWIEGDVEQPEAMAAERALIELYLARDFNRLREWADRQSGESKQWRDAAALMGQHLLITAEELTELTQQVRALMAPYRTRERQRSAPEGAREVVVQYAAFPKA encoded by the coding sequence ATGACTGAGCTGTCGCAGGGGCGGGTCTCCGATGCCCGGACGATGCGGGCGCTGGCGCACCCGGCCCGGATCGAGATCGTCGAGCATCTGAGCGCTTCCGGTGCGGCGGTCACCGCGACCGAGTGCGCCGGGCTGGTCGGGCTGTCGCCGAGCGCGACCAGCTATCACCTGCGGGAACTGGCCAAGTACGGCCTGGTCGAGCAGGCACCCGGCCGGGGCGACGGGCGGGAGCGGCTGTGGCGCAGCACCAGCACCAGCCTGTGGATCGAGGGCGACGTCGAGCAGCCGGAGGCGATGGCTGCCGAGCGGGCGCTGATCGAGCTGTACCTGGCCCGGGACTTCAACCGGCTCCGGGAGTGGGCGGACCGGCAGAGCGGGGAGTCGAAGCAGTGGCGGGACGCGGCCGCGCTGATGGGCCAGCATCTGCTGATCACGGCCGAGGAGTTGACCGAGTTGACCCAACAGGTCCGTGCGCTGATGGCGCCCTATCGGACGCGGGAGCGACAGCGGTCGGCGCCGGAGGGGGCGCGCGAGGTGGTCGTGCAGTACGCCGCGTTCCCGAAGGCATAG